The Ktedonobacterales bacterium sequence TGTAAAAATTACCTTTAAGCCGGTGCGCGGCGCAAAAGATTATCGCATTATGGATGTTTCAGAGCCAATCATCGCCAAATATGCGGGAATGGCGCACCTGAGTGGCGGCCCCTTTCTGACAAATGCTGATGGAACACTGGTGGTTCCCATCCGGCAGGGTGGAAATGGCCCAAGCACCATTGATATACCCTACCCGCAAATCGAATGGAACTTACTCGAAGACGAGCAACCGCATACTTTAATTGTGCAGGCGGTCAATCAGCTTGGCCCCGTTCCTCCTGGCAACCTGTACACTGATAACAATGGATACGTGAAGCAGCACCAGGGAACGGCCATCACGCTTGGCATGAATGAAGGGCCAACACCCGATGGGCATGTTTCCATCAATGGGCAGGGGCCATCAACCAATAACCCTAAACCGATTGCGCAGTCGCTCCCCATCATTGTGCAGCCAAACCCGAACTATCACGCGATCCCATCCACCTCAAGCGCAACCCAGACGTTCTTCGACACCTTTCCAGATAGCGAAGCGGCCTCGTTCAAGCAGACCGCCAAAGACCCTGAAGGTGGCACTGCAATCTACACCCTCAATGCCGGGACCAACAATGCCTGGACGATTCAATATAAGGGGGCCGATATTCAAGACTCCTATCCCATGATCGAAGGTGGGCATTTCATGGATGTCCTGTTTGATGGAGGAACCCCAGGCACAGGTATTCCGCTGCATGTCCAATTTGGGTCCATGTCCATGACTCCTGGCCCCACCGCTAATTTTTCCTCTGGCAGAGTGCTGCACATCACGACCGAGATCGATCTGCACCAGGACGGGCGCAGATGGCTAGGAATAGAAGTCGCTCCGGCGAACGACCCCTTAACGAGCCACGATGAGGAGGGCGGGTCAATCAATCATTCAGACAAAGCCCTCTTTTTGGATACCTTTTCCGACATCTGCACGCTCTCTCTCTTCACGGGACCAAGCGCAGGTTCAGGAAGCCCTCCAAAGAGTGATCCTATTTGGGGAGCCATCGGGCAGGCAGACCATGTGTGCGACATCTCCAACGTGTATACGGGGGGAGGCATCAATCTTGATAACAGGGGAAAACTGGACCTGTTTATCAGCCAGACCCATGCCGCCCTCTTTATCAATGGGAAGCTGATGGTAGAATCGAACATTCCTGGCGGGCTGCCTTTTACCCAGGCCAAAGTGTACTTTACTCATTATGTCTATCATACCGGCAACGACATCAACGAGTTGAAGCAGTACCGGCCCTGGGAGAAGTTCTGGATAAACTACTTCCACTGGAGCGATGAGCGGCACTGGGACAATATGGGCTTCGAAGTCCTCCCGACGAGCGTTGCCGCGAACTCCGCGACCTGGCAGCGATTAGTGGCCCTTCCAAACCCGATTGCGCCAAAATACGCGCCTTCTGGAACGGGAAGCACCGGCAATGGGAATACCACCAACACCAGCCCTTCGGGAAGTACGATGGCGGCGAATATCCCCTGGCGCAGCCTGGCGTAAAGGCGGCTCTCGGCCTGGTCAGGATGGATCAGGCCAGTGATTGCAGAAAATCGGAGACGGCCCTGGTAAATGCTTCTGGCTGCTCCGTTGTGCTGTTATGCCCGGCCCCTTTGAGGACGAGCAGCCGGGCATCCCTGGCTGCTGCGACAAATGCCATCTCACCCGCGCGGGCGTCTGTATCATACTCGCCATTCAGGATCAAGAGCGGACCCGGATAGGCGCGCACTTGTTTGAGCATGACGTGGCTATCCGGCACATGCCAGATCGTCTGGCAGTAGCCTTTCCAGGAGAGGCCCGCATTGATCACCGGCTCGATGAGCGCGGCAGGATAGGCTTTCCGAAAGCCGCGCTCAAACCGCTGGAGGCCGCGCTGCCCCCCGGAGAGGGTCAGGGAGATCGCGCGAAGCTTCGCGGCCAGCCAGAAGAGCCAGCCATGCGCGTTATGGCTGGAACCGGCAAGCGCCAGCCCCGCCACAGAGGTGGGTTGCTCAGCGGCAAAGCGCAAAGCGACATAGCCACCCAACGAAAAGCCTACCAGCGCCGCGCGGCTGATGTGTTCCAGGGCCAGCACATCGGCCAGCAGGCGAGTTGCTGATCGCAGCGTCAGCGATTGGGCAGCGAGCGTCCCATGCGCGGGTAGATCGAGCGCGATGACCCGGTATCGCTCCGCCAGCGCGTTCATCTGCGGAATCCACATCTTGCGGTTCCCTAACGCGCCATGCAAGAAGACCACCGGAAAGCCATCCGCAGGGCCAGCGCAGTCATAAAAGGCCATCCGATCCTCCACTTCTTTTGGACAACCTGAACCAATGGAGGTTCCACCAATGATCGGGGTCACTGGTAGCGCCGCCTCCCTTCGGGAAGGGTCGCTTGCCTCGGCTGTGCCTCGGCACTCTCGCTCCCGTTGGTCGCTCGCGCGTCCCTTCCAGGCGGCCAACGCTGCGCCAGCGCGAGCGTGCGCCCTCCAGGCCAGCGGACCAGCAGGCCAACGCTGGCCGCCAAGATGGCGGCGCTACCAGTAACACGCCTCGCTTGCCAACACCTCAGATTTGGGAGAACCACCAATGGAGAACTGATTGACAAAGCGGCCCCTCGCAGATATACTTCGACCATCCTGTGCAGCGCCTCGCTCCGGCTGGCGTCCACAAAGCAAGCGGTATAAGTCGTGTGGGAGAGACAGGCACATGAGTCCAAAGGTGACGCTGAAAAAAATACTCCTCCATCTCAATGGGGACGACATCTCCCGCTATTTTTGGGGCTTGATGCTCCGTCGGAAGTTCACACGCAGCGGCATTATTACCGCCGAGCGCGGCTGGCCCAAGCCGCGCGTGACCAACCGGGGCGGTGAGATTTATGCAGAGCGGTGCGCCTTTTTCCCTGGAGTGCGGCTGGAAGTCTTGAAGGGCGGGCGTATCTTTATCGGCAAAGGCACCTATCTTAACCGCAACACCGAGGTTATCGCCCAGCAAGAGGTGCGTATTGGGCGCAACTGCATGATTTCCTGGGATGTGGTGATTATGGATACCGACCAGCACAGCATGGACGGCAGCCGTCCGGCAGCGAAGCCGGTCACGATTGGAGATGATGTCTGGATCGGTTGTCGCGCCCTCATTCTCAAAGGTGTGCATATCGGCGATCACGCCATTATTGGCGCCGGAGCTATCGTCACCCATGATGTTCCGCCCGGCGGCATCATCACCGGACCTGCGGCCACGCTGCGCGGCGTTCGTTTTACTCAGCAGCCCGAAGCAGAGAGAAGCCTTCAATTTTTGCCCTGAAACCGCTGCGCCCAGACGAGCGCGCCCATTGGGAAGAGAACCCGCACGCGCCAGGCGCGGCGCGGTTGGCAGAGTACCCGAAAAGCCCACTCCAGCCCGGCGCGCTGTACCCAACGGGGGGCGCGCCGCACGCGGCCAGCAATGAAGTCCAGCGTCCCTCCAACCCCCAGCGCCACCCCCACCCCCGCCGCGCCCAACGCCTGAGCATGCTGACGAATCCAGAGGTCTTGTCGAGGCGCGCCATAAGCGACGGCCAGCACATCGGGCCGGGCCGCGCGAATCAGCCCCAGGATGTGTTCGGCCTCGGCTGGGGAAGGCGACCCGGCATAGACGCCCGCAATCTGAAGGCCAGGAAAACGCTGCTGGAGGGCATGCCCGGCCTGTTCGGCCACGCCGGGCGCTGCGCCCAGCAGAAAGAGACGAAAGCCGCGCGCGGCGCAGCGCCCGGCCAGCAGAGGGAGCAGATCAGAGCCAGCCACGCGCTCTGGAAAGGGCAGATTCAGAATACGCGATGCCCAGACAATACCCATCCCGTCAGCCACCACAAGCGCAGCCTGGTTGATAGTGTCCCGAAAAGCCTCCTGTTTGCGCGCCGTCCAGACAAACTCGGTATTGAGCGTAATAATCTGGTTGGTGGGGCCGCCGCGCTGCCGATGCTCCTCAATCAGTGCCTCGATACGCGCCAGCGCCCCGACCATATCAATGCGATCCGCGCGCACACCTAGAACGATCAGATGCTCCGGGAGGACCGAAGGCAGGGCGGAGGAAGAAGCATGAGGTGAAGAAGCATAAAAGGTTGGCATCGGTCTCCACTCCTCGCTGCACGTAAATCAGACTTCCCCAACAGGGTATCATCCCTGGGTTGAGAAGGAATGGCAGCGAAGTAGAGATTCAGTGATGATACTTCCCCCAGGGTTAAGAAGTCCTGGTTGAGAAACTGACACGTAATCGGACTATTCTTCTCATCCTCTCAACCTGGCAGCCATCTCTTCAGTGTTCTGACTCTGTTACCCTCTATGGAGCAGGAGAGAGCTTGTAGTCTCTCTTGCTTCCTGTCATAACGTGCTGAAAGCGGTGGTTTTGTGAGCATCGAGCTGTTCCTGCGTATAGGGTTACTGAGCGTCGAGATCGCGCTGGCTGTCCCGATGCTGTATCTGCTGGCGCTGAGTGTGGCTGCCCTCTCGCATCAGCCGCACAAGCCTGCTTCGGCCAGCAAGCTCTCTACGCGCTTTGCTCTGCTCGTTCCGGCGCATAACGAAGAGGCAGTTCTGGAAACGCTGTTCGCCAGCTTGCACGCGCTCGACTACCCACCGGCATTGATGGACATCCACGTAGTCGCCGATAACTGCACCGACGCCACCGCCACGCTGGCGCGTGAATCAAACGCCTCTGTCTATGAGCGCCAGGATGCCCGCGAACAAGGCAAAGGCTATGCCCTGCGCTGGCTGCTGAGCCAGCTTGAAGCCGCTGGCCGCGAGTACGATGCCTACGTGGTGATTGATGCCGATTCACAGGTTTCAAGCAATTTCTTGCAGGTCATGAATGCCCAGCTTCAGGCCGGGCGATCCATCATCCAAAGTCAATATCGTGTTCAGAACAGCGAAGAAGCCTGGACCGCCGGGCTGCGCGCCGTGGCCTTCGCCCTCTTCAACCATTTACGCCCACTTGGCCGCAGCGCGCTGGGCTGGTCCTGTGGCCTGAAGGGGACGGGGATGTGCTTCAGCCGCGCCGTAGTCAAGCAGTTTAGCTGGACATCCTTCTCGCTCACCGAAGACATCGAGCATCATGTCGCGCTGCTGCAAGCCGGGCTGCGCATCGCCTACGCGCCAGCGGCCATTGTGTGGAGCGCCATGCCTACCTCGCTGAAACAGGCGCAATCACAGCAGATGCGCTGGGAGCGCGGCAGACTGGCGTTGGTGCGCAGGCATGTCCCCCACCTGATGTGGCAGGCCCTCACCGCCAGGAATGCCGCCTTCTTTGACGCCGCGATGGAGATTCTGGTCCCGCCGCTCTCAGTGCTGGCTGGCCTGATTATCGGCTGCTGCATAGCCGCTGTGCTGGGGGGCGCGCCTCTGGAGATGGGGCTGGGGCTGGGGTTGCTCATCGGGCTAAGCGCGTATGTGCTGATCGGCCTGCGCCTGGCCCGTCTCTCACGCGCTGCCTATTACTCGCTGCTGTTCGCACCCGCTTACATCGTCTGGAAGCTGTGGATCTATTTTGTGGCGCTCGTTTCTGCGGGAGATCGGCGGTGGGTTCGCACCTCGCGCTAGAACGTCGGTCAAGTAATCTCCGGCGCCGCGTGCCTGGCGAGTAAACTCGCGGCTAAAGGCTGCGCCACAAAGCCCGCCTGCGCGGGCTAAAACGAAAACACGACTTCTTGACCAATGTTCTAGGGGTTGCCGGACTACCCCGACCCGGCCAACCTTCTTAACCTGTTCTCAACCCAGTCTCAATGTTACACGGTGATACAAAGCTATACACTATCATACGTTGGGTATGATCTTCTATCGTTGGCTGGGACCGAGAGGAACGATGGTTATGTTAGAACACATTACCCAGGAAGAAACCCTGCTGACCTTCAAGGAAGCCATGAGCTTCCTGCGTGTCAGCCGCTCGACGTTGTATCGTTTGATGTGGTCGGGCCAGTTGTGCGGGCATAAGGTGGGCAGCACCTGGCGTTTTTATAAGCAAGACTTGCGCAGCGTTGTCACCAGTGCGCCTGTCGCGGTCGGTTCTGGTTCGCATCTTTATAAGCAAGACTTGCGCAGCGTTGTCGCCAGTGCGCCTGTCGCGGTCGGTTCTGGTTCGCATCTCCTTTCGGAACGCTTTGCAACCGCGCGCGGCGCGCAGAATATGCCCAGGGAGGAGCATCAATGAGACGCTTTGTGGCGGCTTTTTTTCGCCATCCCTTCACCTTGATCCTGCCAGCTATCCTCATCCCGCTCATCGTCGTATTTGCGGTGAGGACGTTTGCCAGCAGCTACTCCTCATCGGCCATTGTCTTTATCACCAACAACCCGTATATTCCGCTCCAGACTGGTTCTCAATATGACACCGCCGCCAACAACCTGAAAAACAATATCGAAGAGTACATGAATCGGCCAAGCTTCTTGCTGGCGGTGGCAAACCGGACAGACATGCCCAAGACCTACCCGGCGGGTATTCCTGGTGTCGCTGGCCTGATGGCAGCGCGCATCACCGATGGTCTGAGCATTGCCTCCATTGGCAAGGAAACCCTGACTATCTCCTACAGCGACTCTGATCCGCATCTGATCCCACAGGTCATCGTCGCGCTCCTTCAGGAGTACCGCGCTCAGACGATCAAGGACGCTGAGAGCAACGCAGACCTGACGATTAAGTATATCCAGGACAAGCTCCAGCAAGACGAGGATCAGCTTGCGGCGGATGACC is a genomic window containing:
- a CDS encoding WecB/TagA/CpsF family glycosyltransferase, which codes for MPTFYASSPHASSSALPSVLPEHLIVLGVRADRIDMVGALARIEALIEEHRQRGGPTNQIITLNTEFVWTARKQEAFRDTINQAALVVADGMGIVWASRILNLPFPERVAGSDLLPLLAGRCAARGFRLFLLGAAPGVAEQAGHALQQRFPGLQIAGVYAGSPSPAEAEHILGLIRAARPDVLAVAYGAPRQDLWIRQHAQALGAAGVGVALGVGGTLDFIAGRVRRAPRWVQRAGLEWAFRVLCQPRRAWRVRVLFPMGALVWAQRFQGKN
- a CDS encoding helix-turn-helix domain-containing protein, coding for MLEHITQEETLLTFKEAMSFLRVSRSTLYRLMWSGQLCGHKVGSTWRFYKQDLRSVVTSAPVAVGSGSHLYKQDLRSVVASAPVAVGSGSHLLSERFATARGAQNMPREEHQ
- a CDS encoding alpha/beta hydrolase, with amino-acid sequence MTPIIGGTSIGSGCPKEVEDRMAFYDCAGPADGFPVVFLHGALGNRKMWIPQMNALAERYRVIALDLPAHGTLAAQSLTLRSATRLLADVLALEHISRAALVGFSLGGYVALRFAAEQPTSVAGLALAGSSHNAHGWLFWLAAKLRAISLTLSGGQRGLQRFERGFRKAYPAALIEPVINAGLSWKGYCQTIWHVPDSHVMLKQVRAYPGPLLILNGEYDTDARAGEMAFVAAARDARLLVLKGAGHNSTTEQPEAFTRAVSDFLQSLA
- a CDS encoding acyltransferase; amino-acid sequence: MSPKVTLKKILLHLNGDDISRYFWGLMLRRKFTRSGIITAERGWPKPRVTNRGGEIYAERCAFFPGVRLEVLKGGRIFIGKGTYLNRNTEVIAQQEVRIGRNCMISWDVVIMDTDQHSMDGSRPAAKPVTIGDDVWIGCRALILKGVHIGDHAIIGAGAIVTHDVPPGGIITGPAATLRGVRFTQQPEAERSLQFLP
- a CDS encoding glycosyltransferase family 2 protein; the protein is MSIELFLRIGLLSVEIALAVPMLYLLALSVAALSHQPHKPASASKLSTRFALLVPAHNEEAVLETLFASLHALDYPPALMDIHVVADNCTDATATLARESNASVYERQDAREQGKGYALRWLLSQLEAAGREYDAYVVIDADSQVSSNFLQVMNAQLQAGRSIIQSQYRVQNSEEAWTAGLRAVAFALFNHLRPLGRSALGWSCGLKGTGMCFSRAVVKQFSWTSFSLTEDIEHHVALLQAGLRIAYAPAAIVWSAMPTSLKQAQSQQMRWERGRLALVRRHVPHLMWQALTARNAAFFDAAMEILVPPLSVLAGLIIGCCIAAVLGGAPLEMGLGLGLLIGLSAYVLIGLRLARLSRAAYYSLLFAPAYIVWKLWIYFVALVSAGDRRWVRTSR